CCTAATAGCAAATGCATTGGTCATTAGGCATTTGCTATTTGTCATTGGTCATATCAAACAAGCATCCCCCCGCCTTCATCCCCCACATAGCCGACCCGTCCCGGGTCGGTGCCTTGCCCCTCCGCCGTCTCCTCACCCGCAAGCCCGACGAAACGCCGCCGTCCCCATCGCGCTGCGATGAACAAAACCATCCATCGCAAACCACCTCGCCACAGTACGCTTGCGTATTCACGATCCCGTTGACTTGGCATCCCCATTCGCCCCATGCAAAGGGTCTGCTGTGCTTAACCTAATTTATCTCGCGTGTAGACCACCGATCAATCCGTCGGTCTGTCGAATCAATTGCCAAGAAATCTCTCCAATCGTCGTCGCACACGGTCAATGTCCTTTAACTGACACTCCCAAATGACCATGACACGCCACCCTATGCGATACAGTCGGCGGCGTGTCGCCTGATCGCGCTTTCGATTCTTTTCGAGTTTGTCGCACCACCATTTTCGCCGTGTCTTGGGCAGACGACAACCATTGGGACAATCATGCCGGTGCCAAAAGCAGCCGTTCACGAACA
The nucleotide sequence above comes from Planctomycetota bacterium. Encoded proteins:
- the vsr gene encoding DNA mismatch endonuclease Vsr, with amino-acid sequence MDVISPHERSRIMSLVRSKDTEPEQIVRRLAHRSGYRFGLHHRDLPGCPDLVFRACRAVVFVNGCFWHRHDCPNGCRLPKTRRKWWCDKLEKNRKRDQATRRRLYRIGWRVMVIWECQLKDIDRVRRRLERFLGN